A window of the Tunturibacter empetritectus genome harbors these coding sequences:
- a CDS encoding SRPBCC family protein produces MARDIALNDLARRDTTIHWPKGFDPATAAQFSHNELLIPAPCEHVFAQMANVTAWPEWFILVKDVRVEGPNKTPGLGRTLSLSIFNTPITAKITEWVPGKRLSWTPETVAPSESSHYHAWHFIPVEGGCRAVTEEVGVGPADKKLGTEGSFYMHRAHDLWLASLRYASE; encoded by the coding sequence ATGGCGCGCGACATCGCCCTGAACGATTTGGCACGCCGAGACACTACTATTCACTGGCCAAAAGGTTTCGACCCTGCAACGGCCGCGCAGTTCAGCCATAATGAGCTTCTCATTCCGGCACCATGCGAGCATGTCTTCGCGCAGATGGCAAACGTTACCGCATGGCCAGAATGGTTCATCCTGGTAAAAGATGTCAGGGTTGAGGGACCGAACAAAACTCCAGGACTAGGGCGTACTCTCTCGCTATCCATCTTCAACACACCCATCACAGCAAAGATCACGGAGTGGGTTCCCGGAAAGCGCCTAAGCTGGACACCCGAAACTGTCGCGCCATCTGAGTCGAGTCACTACCATGCGTGGCACTTCATACCTGTCGAGGGCGGCTGCAGAGCAGTGACAGAAGAGGTAGGCGTGGGACCAGCCGACAAGAAGCTGGGGACCGAAGGCAGCTTTTACATGCATCGAGCACACGACCTATGGTTAGCCTCGCTAAGATACGCTTCCGAGTAG
- a CDS encoding alcohol dehydrogenase catalytic domain-containing protein: MKVIELAAPRVDSLHSCTYPDPVPGPGDVLVRLRVASLNFLDIAVATGKYSLNNFPIIPVTDGAGEIADIGAPVADWKVGERVIPHFIPNWQDGRMPTADGGPRRGIDLPGSLAEYVVVPAFAGPHAGASIER, translated from the coding sequence ATGAAAGTCATTGAGCTAGCAGCGCCACGTGTCGATTCACTGCATTCCTGCACTTATCCTGATCCCGTCCCAGGCCCGGGTGATGTGTTAGTTCGTCTGCGGGTCGCTTCGTTGAACTTTCTTGATATCGCCGTTGCCACCGGTAAGTACTCCCTCAACAATTTTCCGATCATCCCCGTAACAGACGGGGCGGGCGAGATCGCGGATATCGGCGCGCCTGTGGCCGACTGGAAGGTTGGAGAACGGGTCATCCCGCATTTCATTCCCAACTGGCAAGATGGCCGGATGCCCACCGCCGATGGTGGACCGCGTCGTGGCATCGATCTTCCTGGTAGCCTTGCGGAGTATGTGGTGGTTCCTGCGTTCGCTGGTCCGCACGCCGGCGCATCTATCGAACGCTGA
- a CDS encoding zinc-binding dehydrogenase, translated as MVDRVVASIFLVALRSMWWFLRSLVRTPAHLSNAESATLPIAATTAWRAIRSAGLGPHKTTLVLGTGGVSLFAMQFAKAHGARVLVTSSSDEKLERARKLGADEGPGQSAVRWPAWLSHDRAEGECGKHLPTVIPIIPAPRGPVKSQ; from the coding sequence ATGGTGGACCGCGTCGTGGCATCGATCTTCCTGGTAGCCTTGCGGAGTATGTGGTGGTTCCTGCGTTCGCTGGTCCGCACGCCGGCGCATCTATCGAACGCTGAATCTGCCACCTTACCGATAGCGGCAACCACGGCTTGGCGCGCCATTCGCAGTGCTGGACTGGGACCGCACAAGACAACTCTCGTGCTCGGCACCGGCGGCGTATCGCTTTTTGCAATGCAGTTTGCAAAGGCGCACGGGGCGCGTGTCCTTGTTACATCGTCCTCTGACGAGAAACTGGAGCGCGCCCGTAAACTGGGCGCCGATGAAGGACCTGGGCAGAGCGCAGTACGGTGGCCAGCATGGCTTTCTCATGATCGAGCCGAGGGAGAATGCGGGAAGCATCTCCCGACCGTCATACCCATAATCCCTGCGCCGCGTGGGCCAGTTAAGAGCCAGTAG
- a CDS encoding alpha/beta hydrolase gives MHLIAHSMGNRAVCEALKSLSYDCTAHPIPCCTISCWPRPIRCEDLS, from the coding sequence ATTCACCTTATTGCCCACAGCATGGGCAATCGCGCGGTATGCGAAGCTCTTAAGTCGCTAAGCTACGACTGCACCGCGCACCCCATCCCCTGCTGCACTATCTCGTGCTGGCCGCGGCCGATAAGATGCGAAGACCTATCGTGA
- a CDS encoding AMP-binding protein: MPTRPHLAVLLDDFRRFGRQTAIVQYTGNRRKATTYAEIANLAGRFAALLVSRNLQPGDRLILWAQNSAEWVAAFHACILRGIIVVPLDAYGTPDFATRVASDVRPSLIVGDAMLLQTLPNDWPHLSFEDWPTTLPPAVTADQANPIPTLSHDTPLQILFTSGTTGDPKGIVHTHGNILSSFEPIRTAAQPYMRYERIVHPLRFLHTLPLSHVFGQMMGLWVPSIFAAEVHFESRLTAPRLIETIRRERISVLAGVPRVLALLKTHLETENSNLTARIEAAKGISAQKRWWRFRDIHSLFGFKYWAFVTGGGALPVPIEQFWNALGFVLVQGYGMTETSALITLNHPFKVARGTMGKPLPGRDVKIQPDGEVLVRGPMISPATWSGGALQPRTDEWLATGDLAEAQPTGELRFLGRKSETIVTATGVNLHPEDLEAAFEPEPEVAACAVVPIATPTGPEPCAVLALRTTPDHAPDRAPAILQRANTRLAEFQRIRRWALWSEPDLPRTSTGKIKRAAVANWLTSREANNGNAAPSTPATTSTDWLLTLIARITGEGVPPENEIQNKDLRLAEDLRLDSLGRVQLQDALEEKLGVAFPQEQYDKVETLPELCHLVANSGNRGVSEDQSVTRPEQIEFAETADLNALTKKLQATQQPEAPIPAEATHYLYPHWSWQLPIRWIRTAFVECVAQPLVWFLAAPRVSPAARPYQSIHPQQADTQQTDKQPTEPLLLIANHVTAYDLPLLLYALPRAIRLRTAVAMSGEMLEDFRHARNQQPYWLNPLGPPTWLLLTALFNVFPLPRLRDFQLSFAHAGNALDYGFHVVVFPEGTRSTDGTLAPFRPGIGLLVKQSSAAVLPMAIQGLGELKTRRRRWFRSGTLQINVGQPIRFSSNDTAAAITARLHAEVEKLLASNRP; encoded by the coding sequence ATGCCCACCCGCCCCCACCTGGCCGTACTGCTCGACGACTTCCGTCGCTTCGGCCGCCAGACAGCCATCGTCCAGTACACCGGCAACCGCCGCAAAGCGACAACCTACGCAGAGATCGCAAACCTGGCCGGACGCTTCGCCGCACTCCTGGTCTCACGCAACCTCCAACCAGGCGACCGCCTCATCCTCTGGGCACAGAACAGCGCCGAATGGGTCGCCGCCTTTCACGCCTGCATCCTCCGCGGCATCATTGTCGTCCCACTCGACGCCTACGGCACCCCCGACTTCGCCACAAGAGTAGCCTCCGACGTCCGGCCCTCCCTCATCGTCGGCGACGCCATGCTCCTACAAACCCTCCCCAACGACTGGCCACATCTTTCGTTCGAAGACTGGCCCACCACCCTTCCCCCCGCCGTAACGGCAGATCAAGCCAACCCCATCCCCACCCTCTCCCATGACACGCCCCTCCAGATCCTCTTCACCTCCGGCACCACCGGCGACCCCAAAGGTATCGTCCACACCCACGGCAACATCCTCTCCAGCTTCGAACCCATCCGCACCGCCGCCCAACCCTACATGCGCTACGAGCGCATCGTCCACCCCCTCCGCTTCCTCCACACCCTCCCCCTCAGCCACGTCTTCGGCCAGATGATGGGCCTCTGGGTCCCCTCCATCTTCGCCGCCGAGGTCCACTTCGAATCCCGCCTCACCGCCCCCCGCCTCATCGAAACCATTCGCCGCGAACGCATCTCCGTCCTCGCCGGAGTTCCCCGCGTACTCGCCCTGCTCAAAACCCACCTGGAAACCGAAAACTCAAACCTCACGGCACGTATTGAAGCCGCCAAAGGCATCTCCGCGCAAAAACGCTGGTGGCGCTTCCGCGACATCCACTCCCTCTTTGGCTTCAAGTACTGGGCCTTCGTCACCGGCGGCGGCGCCCTCCCCGTACCCATCGAGCAGTTCTGGAACGCCCTCGGCTTCGTCCTCGTCCAGGGCTACGGCATGACCGAAACCTCCGCCCTCATCACCCTCAACCACCCCTTCAAAGTCGCCCGCGGCACCATGGGCAAGCCCCTCCCCGGTCGCGACGTCAAAATCCAGCCCGACGGCGAAGTCCTCGTCCGCGGCCCCATGATCTCCCCCGCCACCTGGTCCGGTGGTGCCCTTCAACCCCGCACCGACGAGTGGTTAGCCACCGGCGATCTCGCCGAAGCCCAACCCACCGGCGAACTCCGCTTCCTTGGCCGCAAGAGCGAGACCATCGTCACCGCCACCGGCGTCAATCTCCACCCCGAAGACCTCGAAGCCGCCTTCGAGCCAGAACCCGAGGTAGCCGCCTGCGCCGTAGTCCCCATCGCAACCCCCACTGGACCCGAACCCTGCGCCGTCCTAGCCCTTCGCACCACCCCCGACCATGCCCCAGACCGCGCCCCCGCCATCCTGCAACGTGCCAACACCCGCCTAGCCGAGTTCCAGCGCATCCGCCGCTGGGCCCTCTGGTCCGAACCCGATCTCCCCCGCACCTCCACCGGCAAGATCAAACGCGCAGCCGTAGCCAACTGGCTGACCAGCAGGGAAGCCAACAACGGCAACGCAGCCCCGTCAACACCAGCCACCACCTCCACCGACTGGCTCCTAACCCTCATAGCCCGCATCACAGGCGAAGGCGTCCCTCCCGAAAACGAAATCCAAAATAAAGACCTACGCCTCGCCGAAGACTTGCGTCTCGACAGCCTTGGCCGCGTCCAGCTCCAGGACGCGCTCGAAGAAAAACTCGGCGTCGCATTTCCCCAAGAGCAATACGACAAGGTAGAGACGCTCCCCGAGCTATGCCACCTCGTCGCAAACTCTGGCAATAGAGGAGTCTCGGAAGATCAATCGGTTACGCGTCCCGAGCAAATTGAATTCGCCGAAACCGCCGACCTCAACGCGCTGACAAAAAAGCTTCAGGCGACCCAACAGCCCGAAGCGCCGATCCCGGCAGAAGCTACCCACTACCTCTACCCTCACTGGTCCTGGCAACTACCCATCCGCTGGATTCGCACCGCCTTCGTCGAGTGTGTAGCCCAACCCCTGGTCTGGTTCTTAGCCGCACCCCGCGTGTCACCAGCAGCTCGGCCATATCAATCAATCCACCCGCAACAAGCAGACACGCAGCAAACAGACAAGCAGCCAACCGAACCGCTCCTCCTCATCGCCAACCACGTCACCGCCTACGATCTCCCCCTCCTCCTCTACGCCCTTCCCCGTGCTATCCGCCTCCGCACCGCCGTAGCCATGTCCGGCGAGATGCTCGAAGACTTTCGCCACGCCCGCAACCAGCAACCCTACTGGCTCAACCCCCTCGGCCCACCCACCTGGCTCCTTCTCACCGCGCTCTTCAACGTCTTTCCCCTCCCGCGTCTGCGCGACTTCCAGCTCAGCTTCGCCCACGCAGGCAACGCCCTCGACTACGGCTTCCACGTCGTCGTCTTCCCCGAGGGCACCCGCTCTACCGACGGCACCCTCGCCCCCTTCCGCCCTGGAATCGGCCTGCTGGTCAAGCAATCCTCAGCAGCAGTACTGCCCATGGCCATCCAGGGCTTAGGCGAACTCAAAACTCGCCGCCGTCGCTGGTTCCGTTCTGGCACCCTTCAGATCAACGTGGGCCAACCCATCCGCTTCTCCTCAAACGACACCGCAGCCGCCATCACCGCCCGCCTCCACGCCGAAGTAGAAAAACTTCTCGCCTCAAATCGACCATAG